A portion of the Blastocatellia bacterium genome contains these proteins:
- a CDS encoding VWA domain-containing protein, which produces MVRLQSELVSFTVVVSTTDGRPLPALKAEHFRVFEDHKRQEIVYFAAVDAPVDMLLLIDDSNSMQEKMPLVKQAAEVFFDRLRPQDRAGLVAFGEQTVLLADLMRSPTKLKQALARIPAEAGTNFYDALYLSAQELVRQASGERKAIIVLSDGVDTSSYYSFEQASQLLERSGITAYFIEVDTLDDMIQGLKGERKGRPRLTLSAAQLEKYRRAYRPEEPAAFYRDARFFSVEERVQIARALYQLARQELRHLAERTGGRVFPLKDFSQLSAIYHQISAELSTLYSIGYHPTNTKRDGAWRSLRVELSVPNAKAHARSGYWAPTK; this is translated from the coding sequence AGAGTCTTTGAGGATCACAAGCGGCAGGAGATCGTCTATTTTGCCGCTGTTGACGCGCCGGTTGACATGTTGCTGCTGATTGATGATAGCAACAGCATGCAAGAAAAAATGCCGCTCGTGAAGCAGGCTGCTGAGGTCTTTTTTGATCGTCTACGCCCGCAGGATCGAGCCGGCTTGGTTGCGTTTGGTGAGCAGACAGTGCTATTAGCTGATCTGATGCGCTCACCAACAAAGTTGAAGCAGGCGCTGGCGCGCATTCCCGCCGAAGCGGGCACGAACTTTTATGATGCGCTCTATCTGTCAGCGCAGGAGCTGGTCAGACAAGCGAGCGGTGAGCGCAAAGCGATCATTGTGCTCTCGGACGGCGTGGACACCTCCAGCTACTACAGCTTCGAGCAGGCCAGTCAACTGCTGGAACGAAGCGGCATCACAGCATATTTCATCGAAGTAGACACACTCGATGACATGATCCAGGGCTTGAAAGGCGAGCGCAAAGGCAGACCACGATTGACATTGTCGGCGGCTCAATTGGAAAAGTATCGGCGTGCCTACCGTCCCGAAGAGCCGGCGGCATTTTATCGTGACGCTCGGTTCTTCAGCGTTGAAGAACGCGTGCAGATTGCGCGCGCTCTTTATCAACTGGCTCGCCAAGAACTGCGCCACCTGGCTGAGCGGACAGGCGGTCGCGTCTTTCCGCTGAAAGATTTCTCGCAGTTGAGCGCTATTTATCATCAGATCAGCGCCGAGCTGAGCACACTTTACAGCATCGGTTACCATCCGACCAATACCAAACGCGATGGCGCGTGGCGTTCGTTGCGCGTGGAATTGAGTGTGCCTAACGCCAAGGCGCATGCCCGCTCCGGCTACTGGGCGCCGACGAAGTGA